One Streptomyces drozdowiczii DNA segment encodes these proteins:
- a CDS encoding branched-chain amino acid ABC transporter permease, giving the protein MSETATPFAYTVTARLRRPRTWAWAAGSVLLLALPFYLDRFWLQAGLFAMAAAIGAIGLNLLTGATGQLSMGHAFFLAVGAYGYCVLAGEGGTENGHTLSGLGLPSWLAAVLAVLLAGAAGGLFSPIAGRLRGAYLGIATLALIFIGQHVLFNASSLTGGYNGRPVPPLSLFGLTFDDTETVVAAVPFQSSEKLWYAALLALLLSGLFARGVLRGRPGRALNAIRDHRIAAGVMGVPVARYRAGVFVLSSMYAGLAGVLLALVFQRTVPEYFGMVLSLEYLAMIVIGGLGTVAGAVVGAAFVSLLPQLLTHYSDALPLVAAPGTGGLAPGEASRYLYGAAVVAAVLFLPGGLTRPRKNPGEKK; this is encoded by the coding sequence GTGTCTGAGACCGCCACCCCGTTCGCGTACACCGTCACCGCGCGGCTGCGCCGCCCCCGCACCTGGGCCTGGGCGGCGGGATCGGTGCTGCTGCTCGCCCTCCCCTTCTACCTGGACCGCTTCTGGCTCCAGGCCGGTCTGTTCGCGATGGCCGCCGCGATCGGCGCGATCGGGCTCAACCTGCTGACCGGGGCGACCGGCCAGCTGTCCATGGGCCACGCCTTCTTCCTCGCCGTGGGCGCGTACGGCTACTGCGTGCTGGCGGGGGAGGGCGGTACGGAGAACGGGCACACGCTGTCCGGGCTCGGCCTGCCCAGCTGGCTCGCCGCCGTGCTCGCCGTCCTGCTCGCCGGGGCCGCCGGGGGACTGTTCAGCCCGATCGCGGGGCGGCTGCGGGGCGCCTACCTCGGGATCGCCACCCTGGCGCTGATCTTCATCGGCCAGCATGTGCTGTTCAACGCCTCGTCCCTCACCGGCGGTTACAACGGCCGCCCGGTGCCGCCGCTGTCGCTCTTCGGCCTCACCTTCGACGACACCGAGACGGTGGTGGCCGCGGTGCCGTTCCAGTCCTCGGAGAAACTCTGGTACGCGGCGCTGCTCGCCCTGCTCCTCAGCGGCCTGTTCGCGCGGGGGGTGCTGCGCGGGCGGCCGGGCCGGGCGCTGAACGCCATCCGCGACCACCGCATCGCGGCCGGTGTGATGGGCGTCCCGGTGGCCCGTTACCGGGCCGGGGTCTTCGTCCTGTCCTCCATGTACGCCGGACTGGCCGGGGTGCTCCTGGCCCTGGTCTTCCAGCGGACGGTGCCCGAGTACTTCGGCATGGTCCTGTCCCTCGAATACCTCGCCATGATCGTGATCGGCGGGCTCGGCACCGTCGCGGGGGCGGTCGTCGGCGCGGCCTTCGTCTCGCTGCTGCCCCAGCTCCTCACCCACTACAGCGACGCCCTGCCGCTGGTCGCGGCCCCCGGCACGGGCGGCCTGGCACCGGGCGAGGCATCGCGCTACCTGTACGGCGCCGCGGTCGTCGCGGCGGTCCTGTTCCTGCCCGGCGGCCTGACACGCCCGAGGAAGAATCCAGGGGAGAAGAAATGA
- a CDS encoding branched-chain amino acid ABC transporter permease: protein MTTFIELLLGGLSIGSVYALIALGFVVIFKATEVVNFAHASLLLAGGYVTAVLHDDIGFWPALAAGIAGAAVVGAAVDFLVMRRYRGSDHSVLAIVTIGVDILLTTELTRRMGTEVLALGDPWGNRVLTIGGITLAQTRVAAFVAAALLITVFLLAFRFTSWGVSMRAAAENPRTAALMGIRLGRVSLAAWAVAGALAAVAALFLTVFPTPGLERATSLAALKAFPAAILGGLDSTTGALAGGLIVGITESLATGYQSDLSFLGRGIGDLAPYLVMVIVLLVRPAGLLGTKEPARV from the coding sequence ATGACCACCTTCATCGAACTCCTCCTCGGCGGCCTGTCCATCGGCTCGGTCTACGCCCTGATCGCGCTCGGCTTCGTCGTCATCTTCAAGGCCACCGAGGTCGTCAACTTCGCCCACGCCTCCCTGCTGCTGGCGGGCGGTTACGTCACCGCCGTGCTCCACGACGACATCGGCTTCTGGCCCGCCCTCGCGGCCGGCATCGCGGGCGCGGCCGTCGTCGGCGCCGCCGTCGACTTCCTGGTGATGCGCCGCTACCGGGGCAGCGACCACAGCGTCCTCGCCATCGTCACCATCGGCGTCGACATCCTCCTGACCACCGAACTCACCCGGCGCATGGGCACGGAGGTGCTCGCGCTCGGTGACCCCTGGGGCAACCGGGTCCTCACCATCGGCGGGATCACCCTCGCCCAGACCCGGGTCGCCGCGTTCGTCGCCGCCGCCCTCCTCATCACCGTCTTCCTGCTCGCCTTCCGCTTCACCTCCTGGGGCGTCTCGATGCGCGCCGCCGCCGAGAACCCGCGCACCGCCGCGCTGATGGGCATCAGACTCGGCCGGGTCTCGCTCGCCGCGTGGGCGGTCGCCGGCGCGCTCGCCGCCGTCGCCGCGCTGTTCCTCACCGTCTTCCCGACGCCCGGCCTGGAACGGGCGACCTCGCTCGCCGCGCTCAAGGCGTTCCCCGCCGCCATCCTCGGCGGCCTCGACTCCACGACCGGGGCCCTCGCCGGGGGCCTGATCGTCGGGATCACCGAATCGCTCGCGACCGGCTACCAGAGCGATCTGTCGTTCCTCGGCCGGGGCATCGGCGACCTGGCCCCCTACCTGGTGATGGTGATCGTGCTGCTCGTACGCCCCGCCGGACTCCTCGGCACGAAGGAGCCGGCCCGTGTCTGA
- a CDS encoding ABC transporter ATP-binding protein encodes MVRVTAPAQLTVRDVTVRFAGLTALDGVSFTVEPGSVHAVIGPNGAGKSTTFNVLSGVCRAASGSVRLGGTELTGLAPHRIAALGVARTFQNLALPPYATVADTLMLGRHRLTRAGFLAAGLRLPSAAREARAHRERVREIAEFIGLEGELDRPASALPYGQQKLVELGRALCTEPQVLLLDEPVAGMTADERRRTAAVVAGVRDGLGISIVLVEHDMGVVMRLADAVTVLDFGRGIADGSPAEVQNDPAVVQAYLGAPQ; translated from the coding sequence GTGGTCCGCGTGACCGCCCCCGCACAGCTCACCGTCAGGGACGTCACCGTCCGCTTCGCCGGGCTCACCGCCCTCGACGGCGTCTCGTTCACCGTCGAGCCGGGCAGCGTGCACGCCGTCATCGGGCCCAACGGCGCCGGCAAGTCGACCACCTTCAACGTGCTGTCGGGGGTCTGCCGGGCCGCCTCCGGGAGCGTCCGGCTCGGCGGGACCGAGCTGACCGGGCTCGCCCCGCACCGGATCGCCGCGCTGGGGGTGGCCCGCACCTTCCAGAACCTCGCGCTACCCCCGTACGCCACCGTCGCCGACACCCTCATGCTCGGCCGGCACCGGCTCACCCGGGCCGGATTCCTGGCCGCCGGGCTGCGGCTGCCGTCCGCTGCCCGGGAGGCCCGCGCGCACCGCGAACGGGTCCGCGAGATCGCGGAATTCATCGGCCTGGAAGGGGAATTGGACCGGCCCGCGAGCGCGCTTCCGTACGGGCAGCAGAAGCTGGTCGAGCTGGGCCGGGCGCTGTGCACGGAGCCGCAGGTGCTCCTCCTGGACGAACCCGTCGCCGGTATGACCGCCGACGAGCGCCGGCGTACGGCCGCCGTCGTGGCCGGGGTCCGCGACGGCCTCGGCATCTCGATCGTGCTGGTCGAGCACGACATGGGGGTGGTGATGCGGCTCGCGGACGCCGTGACCGTACTCGACTTCGGCCGCGGGATCGCCGACGGCAGCCCCGCCGAGGTCCAGAACGATCCCGCCGTCGTCCAGGCATATCTGGGAGCACCGCAATGA
- a CDS encoding ABC transporter ATP-binding protein, translating into MPTLEIRALSAAYGPVRSLRGIDLDVPPGTITAVLGGNGAGKTTLLRAVSRTLGFHGGTATGTVRFDRLPLERLRPDRIVAAGIVQVPEGRQVFARMTVADNLRAGALGAPRGRRAAAQALGRVHELFPVLARRAHQSAGLLSGGEQQMLAMGRALMADPRLLLLDEPSLGLAPLMAQRIADTVREINASGTSVLLVEQNASIALRLAATAYVLEVGEVTLHGPADELAASDEVRRRYLGVVDEAAAADADRAADTPVRTLGRWSA; encoded by the coding sequence ATGCCCACCCTGGAGATCCGCGCACTCTCCGCCGCCTACGGCCCCGTACGCTCACTGCGCGGCATCGACCTCGACGTCCCGCCCGGCACGATCACCGCCGTACTCGGCGGAAACGGCGCCGGGAAGACCACCCTGCTGCGCGCCGTCTCGCGGACCCTCGGCTTCCACGGCGGCACCGCCACCGGCACCGTCCGGTTCGACAGGCTCCCCCTGGAGCGGCTGCGGCCCGACCGGATCGTCGCCGCCGGGATCGTCCAAGTGCCCGAGGGCCGCCAGGTGTTCGCCCGAATGACGGTGGCGGACAACCTGCGCGCCGGAGCACTCGGCGCGCCGCGAGGCCGCAGGGCGGCGGCCCAGGCGCTGGGCCGCGTGCACGAGCTGTTCCCCGTACTCGCCCGCCGCGCCCACCAGAGCGCCGGGCTGCTGTCCGGCGGCGAGCAGCAGATGCTGGCCATGGGCCGCGCCCTGATGGCCGACCCCAGGCTGCTCCTCCTGGACGAACCCTCGCTCGGCCTCGCCCCGTTGATGGCGCAGCGCATCGCCGACACGGTCCGCGAGATCAACGCATCCGGCACCTCCGTCCTGCTCGTGGAGCAGAACGCCTCGATCGCCCTGCGCCTCGCCGCCACGGCGTACGTCCTGGAGGTCGGCGAGGTCACCCTGCACGGGCCCGCCGACGAACTGGCCGCCTCGGACGAGGTGCGCCGCCGCTATCTGGGCGTCGTGGACGAGGCGGCCGCCGCCGACGCGGACCGGGCGGCGGACACCCCCGTCCGCACCCTCGGCAGGTGGTCCGCGTGA
- a CDS encoding glycerate kinase, which produces METARVLVAADKFKGSLTAVQVAERVTAGLRRVVPGVRVETLPVADGGDGTVAAAVAAGFERREARVTGPLGDPVTAAYAVRGTTAVVEMAEASGLQHLPDGVFAPLTATTYGSGELLRAAVDAGARTIVFGVGGSATTDGGAGMLVALGARLLDADGKPVGPGGGGLADLAEADLSGLDPRFADIDLVLASDVDNPLTGPKGAPEVYGRQKGATEADIATLDAALAHYASLLGPEQADLPGAGAAGGIGYGALVALGARFRPGIEVMLDVLGFAPALDRATFVITGEGSLDTQTLHGKAPAGVAAAARAAGVDVVAVCGRLALSPEALEGAGIRRAYALLDLEPDPAVCMAEAGALLERAAESIARDFLA; this is translated from the coding sequence ATGGAGACCGCACGCGTGCTCGTCGCGGCGGACAAGTTCAAGGGCTCGCTCACGGCCGTGCAGGTCGCGGAGCGGGTGACGGCCGGGCTGCGGCGCGTCGTTCCCGGTGTACGGGTGGAGACCCTGCCGGTCGCCGACGGCGGCGACGGCACGGTGGCGGCGGCGGTGGCCGCCGGCTTCGAGCGCCGCGAGGCGCGGGTGACCGGGCCCCTGGGCGACCCCGTCACCGCCGCCTACGCGGTGCGGGGGACCACCGCGGTGGTCGAGATGGCCGAGGCGTCCGGCCTCCAGCACCTGCCCGACGGCGTCTTCGCACCCCTCACGGCCACCACGTACGGCTCCGGGGAGCTGCTGCGCGCCGCGGTCGACGCGGGGGCCCGGACCATCGTGTTCGGCGTCGGCGGCAGCGCCACCACGGACGGCGGCGCGGGCATGCTCGTCGCGCTGGGCGCACGTCTCCTCGACGCGGACGGCAAGCCGGTCGGGCCGGGCGGCGGCGGTCTCGCGGACCTCGCCGAGGCGGACCTGTCCGGGCTCGATCCCCGGTTCGCCGACATCGACCTGGTCCTCGCCAGCGACGTCGACAACCCGTTGACGGGCCCGAAGGGCGCGCCGGAGGTCTACGGCCGGCAGAAGGGCGCGACCGAGGCGGACATCGCGACGCTCGACGCGGCCCTCGCGCACTACGCCTCGCTCCTCGGCCCCGAGCAGGCCGACCTCCCCGGCGCCGGAGCGGCCGGCGGCATCGGCTACGGGGCGCTCGTCGCCCTCGGCGCGCGCTTCCGCCCCGGCATCGAGGTCATGCTCGACGTCCTGGGCTTCGCGCCCGCGCTGGACCGGGCGACGTTCGTCATCACCGGCGAGGGCTCCCTCGACACCCAGACCCTCCACGGCAAGGCCCCGGCGGGCGTCGCGGCGGCGGCGCGGGCCGCCGGGGTCGACGTGGTGGCGGTGTGCGGCCGCCTGGCGCTGTCGCCGGAGGCGCTGGAGGGGGCGGGGATCCGGCGGGCGTACGCGCTGCTGGACCTGGAGCCGGATCCTGCGGTGTGCATGGCCGAGGCGGGGGCGCTCCTCGAGCGCGCGGCGGAGTCGATCGCCCGCGACTTCCTGGCCTGA
- a CDS encoding NUDIX domain-containing protein, which produces MTTTDYATYIAGLPKVLVGAACLFRDAGGRVLLVEPNYREGWTLPGGTVESADGEGPRQGARRESLEEIGLDIEPGRLLVVDWARGSDRPPIVAYVYDGGVLDEERLKAIRLQESELLSWKLVEPAEIDQYLKGARAWRTLAALKALESGTGAVELEDGRPVG; this is translated from the coding sequence GTGACCACTACTGACTACGCCACGTATATCGCCGGTCTTCCCAAGGTGCTCGTCGGCGCGGCCTGCCTCTTCCGGGACGCGGGCGGCCGGGTGCTGCTGGTCGAGCCGAACTACCGGGAGGGGTGGACGCTGCCCGGCGGGACGGTCGAGTCGGCCGACGGGGAGGGGCCGCGCCAGGGCGCGCGCCGTGAGTCGCTGGAGGAGATCGGGCTCGACATCGAGCCGGGCCGGCTCCTCGTCGTGGACTGGGCGCGCGGCAGCGACCGGCCGCCGATTGTCGCGTACGTGTACGACGGCGGGGTGCTGGACGAGGAGCGGCTGAAGGCGATCCGGCTCCAGGAGTCGGAGCTGCTGTCCTGGAAGCTGGTCGAGCCGGCGGAGATCGACCAGTACCTGAAGGGTGCGCGCGCCTGGCGGACGCTCGCGGCGCTGAAGGCGCTGGAGTCCGGCACGGGCGCCGTGGAGCTGGAGGACGGGCGCCCCGTCGGCTGA
- a CDS encoding type II toxin-antitoxin system VapB family antitoxin — protein sequence MAKVAISLDAELVVEVMVLAGVGNPQDAVELVVRDYIARGHRTEARVAAREETARDDETRPPETQG from the coding sequence ATGGCGAAGGTAGCGATCAGCCTCGACGCGGAACTCGTGGTCGAGGTCATGGTGCTCGCGGGGGTCGGCAACCCGCAGGACGCGGTCGAGCTCGTCGTACGCGACTACATCGCGCGCGGCCACCGCACGGAGGCCCGCGTCGCGGCACGCGAGGAGACCGCGCGCGACGACGAGACCAGGCCGCCGGAGACCCAGGGCTGA
- a CDS encoding class I SAM-dependent DNA methyltransferase, whose translation MTLRATRASYDTVAADYAALLADELAAKHLDRAMLGAFAAYVEAGGGGPVADLGCGPGRVTAYLRDLGLDASGTDLSPGMVAEARRRYPELRFEVGTMSALDLPDGSLGGAVAWYSLVHTPPEELGPYTAEFHRVLAPGGHLLLAFKAGEDEGVRLEHAYGHPVDLDVYRFDPDRVAGLLEGAGFEVRARLVRAADPEERTPQAFLIARRPIGSGSVDGCEGE comes from the coding sequence ATGACTCTCCGCGCCACCCGGGCCTCGTACGACACCGTCGCCGCCGACTACGCCGCGCTCCTCGCGGACGAGCTGGCGGCGAAGCACCTGGACCGGGCGATGCTCGGCGCCTTCGCCGCGTATGTGGAGGCGGGCGGGGGCGGCCCGGTCGCCGATCTCGGCTGCGGGCCGGGGCGGGTCACCGCGTATCTGCGGGACCTCGGCCTCGACGCCTCCGGCACGGACCTCTCCCCCGGCATGGTCGCCGAGGCCCGGCGGCGCTACCCGGAGCTGCGGTTCGAGGTGGGCACGATGAGCGCGCTGGACCTGCCCGACGGCTCGCTGGGCGGGGCCGTCGCCTGGTACTCGCTCGTGCATACGCCGCCGGAGGAGCTGGGGCCGTACACGGCCGAATTCCACCGGGTCCTGGCCCCCGGCGGCCATCTGCTCCTCGCCTTCAAGGCGGGCGAGGACGAGGGCGTGCGGCTTGAGCACGCGTACGGGCACCCCGTGGACCTGGACGTCTACCGCTTCGACCCGGACCGGGTGGCGGGGCTGCTGGAGGGGGCCGGGTTCGAGGTGCGGGCGCGCCTCGTGCGGGCGGCCGACCCGGAGGAGCGCACTCCGCAGGCGTTCCTGATCGCGCGGCGTCCGATCGGGTCAGGTAGTGTGGACGGCTGCGAAGGGGAGTAG
- a CDS encoding TMEM165/GDT1 family protein: MHLDPLAIITAFGLIFLAELPDKTMFASLAMGTRMRPLYVWFGTSSAFIVHVAIAVGAGGLLGLLPDWIVKLVSASLFAFGAFMLLRGGGDDEDDEAGPKTVTGFWPVYSTAFMAVFISEWGDLTQITTANLAASNGTWSTAIGSAAALMSVSALALLAGRFIAKRVPLKTVQRVGGLCMLGLAIWTVIEIFTG; the protein is encoded by the coding sequence ATGCATCTCGACCCCCTGGCGATCATCACCGCTTTCGGGCTGATCTTCCTCGCCGAACTCCCGGACAAGACGATGTTCGCGTCGCTCGCCATGGGCACGCGCATGCGCCCGCTCTACGTCTGGTTCGGCACCTCGTCCGCGTTCATCGTGCATGTCGCCATCGCGGTGGGCGCGGGCGGGCTGCTCGGTCTGCTGCCCGACTGGATCGTCAAGCTGGTGTCCGCCTCGCTCTTCGCGTTCGGCGCGTTCATGCTGCTGCGCGGGGGCGGGGACGACGAGGACGACGAGGCAGGCCCGAAGACGGTGACCGGGTTCTGGCCGGTGTACTCGACGGCCTTCATGGCCGTGTTCATCAGCGAGTGGGGCGACCTCACGCAGATCACAACTGCCAACCTGGCGGCGAGCAACGGGACTTGGTCCACCGCGATCGGTTCCGCCGCCGCCCTGATGTCCGTGTCCGCGCTGGCGCTGCTCGCGGGCCGGTTCATCGCGAAGCGCGTACCGCTGAAGACCGTGCAGCGGGTCGGCGGGCTGTGCATGCTGGGCCTGGCGATCTGGACGGTGATCGAGATCTTCACCGGCTGA
- a CDS encoding methylated-DNA--[protein]-cysteine S-methyltransferase — MTRQHTVTDSPYGPLTLVATDGVLAGLYMTGQRHRPPEETFGVPDPRPFAEAIRQLDAYFAGALRDFDLPLHLDGTPFQRSVWEQLRLIPYGETRSYGELAENLGKPGASRAVGLANGKNPVGIIVPCHRVIGASGGLTGYGGGLDRKQRLLAFENGTEASTPALF, encoded by the coding sequence GTGACCCGGCAGCACACCGTCACCGACAGCCCCTACGGCCCGCTGACCCTCGTCGCCACCGACGGGGTCCTCGCCGGCCTCTACATGACCGGCCAGCGCCACCGGCCCCCGGAGGAGACCTTCGGCGTACCCGATCCACGCCCCTTCGCCGAGGCGATCCGCCAGCTCGACGCCTACTTCGCCGGCGCACTGCGCGACTTCGACCTGCCGTTGCACCTGGACGGCACCCCGTTCCAGCGCAGCGTCTGGGAGCAGCTGCGGCTCATCCCGTACGGCGAGACCCGCTCGTACGGGGAACTCGCCGAGAACCTGGGCAAGCCCGGGGCCTCCCGGGCGGTGGGCCTGGCCAACGGCAAGAACCCGGTCGGCATCATCGTGCCCTGCCACCGGGTGATCGGAGCCTCGGGCGGCCTCACCGGCTACGGGGGCGGCCTGGACCGCAAGCAGCGCCTGCTGGCGTTCGAGAACGGTACGGAGGCGAGCACCCCGGCGCTGTTCTGA
- a CDS encoding AlkA N-terminal domain-containing protein: protein MHTDTERCVRAVRSKDARFDGWFFTAVLTTRIYCRPSCPVVPPKAENMTFYPSAAACQQAGFRACKRCRPDTSPGSPEWNARADSVARAIRLIRDGVVDREGVPGLAARLGYSPRQIERQLLAELGAGPLALARAQRAQTARVLIETTGLPMAEIAFAAGFSSVRTFNDTVREVFALAPGELRTRAARTAPAPATPGVITLRLPYRAPLNPSNLFGHLAATAVPGVEEWRDGAYRRTLALPHGHGIVALTPRPDHIACRLSLTDPRDLTLAISRCRWLLDLDADPVAVDEQLRTDPLLAPLVDAAPGRRVPRTVDGAEFAVRAVLGQQVSTAAARTHAARLVTAHGTPVDDPEGGLTHLFPDPEALAGLDPEQLALPRSRRRTLTTLVQALADGSLRLGPDSDWDRARADLAALPGFGPWTVEVIAMRALGDPDAFLPTDLGIRRSAQHLGLPATPAALTARAAGWRPWRAYAVQYLWTVDDHPINHLPDAEGSAP, encoded by the coding sequence ATGCACACCGACACCGAGCGCTGCGTCCGGGCGGTCCGGTCCAAGGACGCCCGCTTCGACGGCTGGTTCTTCACCGCCGTCCTGACCACCCGGATCTACTGCCGCCCGAGCTGCCCCGTCGTGCCGCCCAAGGCCGAGAACATGACGTTCTACCCCAGCGCGGCCGCCTGCCAGCAGGCCGGGTTCCGGGCCTGCAAGCGGTGCCGCCCCGACACCAGCCCCGGGTCCCCGGAGTGGAACGCCCGCGCCGACTCGGTGGCCCGCGCGATACGGCTCATCCGGGACGGCGTCGTGGACCGCGAAGGCGTCCCCGGCCTCGCCGCCCGCCTCGGCTACTCGCCCCGCCAGATCGAACGCCAGCTGCTCGCCGAGCTGGGCGCCGGACCGCTCGCCCTGGCCCGCGCCCAGCGCGCCCAGACCGCCCGCGTGCTCATCGAGACCACCGGGCTGCCCATGGCCGAGATCGCCTTCGCCGCCGGGTTCTCCTCCGTGCGGACCTTCAACGACACCGTCCGCGAGGTCTTCGCCCTCGCCCCCGGCGAACTGCGCACCCGGGCCGCCCGCACCGCACCCGCGCCCGCCACCCCGGGCGTCATCACGCTGCGCCTGCCGTACCGCGCCCCGCTCAACCCCAGCAACCTCTTCGGCCACCTCGCCGCGACCGCCGTCCCCGGCGTCGAGGAGTGGCGCGACGGCGCGTACCGCCGCACCCTCGCCCTGCCGCACGGCCACGGCATCGTCGCGCTCACCCCGCGCCCCGACCACATCGCCTGCCGGCTCTCCCTCACCGACCCGCGCGACCTGACCCTCGCCATCAGCCGCTGCCGCTGGCTCCTCGACCTGGACGCCGACCCGGTCGCCGTGGACGAGCAGCTGCGCACCGACCCGCTGCTCGCCCCGCTGGTCGACGCGGCACCGGGCCGCCGGGTGCCGAGGACCGTCGACGGCGCCGAGTTCGCCGTCCGCGCCGTGCTCGGCCAGCAGGTGTCCACCGCCGCCGCCCGCACCCACGCCGCCCGGCTGGTCACCGCGCACGGCACCCCGGTGGACGACCCCGAGGGCGGACTCACCCACCTCTTCCCGGACCCGGAGGCGCTGGCCGGACTCGACCCCGAGCAGCTGGCCCTCCCGCGCAGCCGCCGCCGCACGCTCACCACCCTCGTCCAGGCCCTCGCGGACGGCTCGCTGCGCCTGGGCCCCGACTCCGACTGGGACCGGGCCCGCGCCGACCTGGCCGCGCTGCCCGGCTTCGGCCCCTGGACCGTGGAAGTCATCGCGATGCGCGCCCTCGGCGACCCGGACGCCTTCCTCCCCACCGACCTCGGCATCCGCAGGTCAGCCCAGCACCTCGGCCTGCCCGCCACCCCGGCCGCGCTCACCGCCCGCGCTGCCGGCTGGCGCCCCTGGCGGGCGTACGCCGTCCAGTACCTCTGGACCGTGGACGACCACCCCATCAACCACCTCCCGGACGCGGAAGGGAGTGCCCCGTGA
- a CDS encoding aldehyde dehydrogenase family protein produces the protein MSAAPALDSSSLDLAVAGLRDRAGAWTATPLPERVALLERMLPRIAETAPAMVADAAAAKGYAADSAWAAEDWVTAPWALAQTVSAYLHVLRRLAAGQDPVDRTAVRERGGRVLVDVFPATGTDRLLLNGFTAEVWTLPGTTRAQALADAAGEFRGRQGRPAVALVLGAGNVPAITPLDILHKLYAEGEVVLAKMNPVNAYLRPHFEEVFAEFIEKGWVRFVDGGAETGAYLTTHDGVDTIHVTGSERTHDAIVWGTDEQAERRRSEDTPLNDKPFTSELGGVSPCIVTPGPWSAADFRFQAEHIVTSKMNNSGHNCVASQILVVPRAWDGTERLLAEIRRVLRELPPRADYYPGAADRLEAVVRAHPDAETHGEAACRLLVPDITDMGDPMLDIEVFASALGVVRLPGADAPAFLRAATEFANDRLPGTLGATLLVHPRTERAHRSAVEEAIAGLRYGTLGVNCWSAFGFLLGYTPWGAFPGHSRQDIGSGVGFVHNAFMLEHVEKTVVRAPFAPAPRGLFTGSPSLSPRPPYYVTNRTGRTTMERLTAYTADPKATRLPGIFASALRG, from the coding sequence GTGAGCGCCGCCCCCGCACTCGACTCCAGCTCGCTCGACCTCGCCGTCGCCGGCCTCCGCGACCGGGCCGGCGCCTGGACCGCCACCCCGCTCCCCGAACGCGTCGCCCTCCTGGAGCGCATGCTCCCGCGCATCGCCGAGACCGCGCCCGCCATGGTCGCCGACGCCGCCGCCGCGAAGGGGTACGCCGCCGACTCGGCCTGGGCCGCCGAGGACTGGGTCACCGCCCCCTGGGCCCTGGCCCAGACGGTGAGCGCCTACCTCCACGTACTGCGCAGGCTCGCCGCCGGACAGGACCCGGTCGACCGCACGGCCGTCCGCGAACGCGGGGGCCGCGTCCTGGTCGACGTCTTCCCCGCCACCGGGACGGACCGCCTCCTGCTCAACGGGTTCACCGCCGAGGTGTGGACCCTGCCCGGGACCACCCGGGCGCAGGCGCTGGCCGACGCGGCGGGGGAGTTCCGGGGCCGCCAGGGCCGCCCGGCCGTCGCCCTGGTCCTGGGCGCGGGCAACGTCCCCGCGATCACCCCGCTCGACATCCTGCACAAGCTGTACGCGGAGGGCGAGGTCGTCCTCGCCAAGATGAACCCCGTGAACGCCTATCTGCGCCCGCACTTCGAGGAGGTGTTCGCCGAGTTCATCGAGAAGGGCTGGGTGCGCTTCGTGGACGGCGGGGCCGAGACCGGCGCCTACCTCACCACCCACGACGGCGTCGACACCATCCACGTCACCGGCAGCGAACGCACCCACGACGCGATCGTCTGGGGCACCGACGAGCAGGCCGAGCGGCGCAGGAGCGAGGACACCCCGCTCAACGACAAGCCGTTCACCAGCGAACTCGGCGGCGTCAGCCCCTGCATCGTGACCCCGGGACCGTGGAGTGCGGCGGACTTCCGCTTCCAGGCCGAGCACATCGTCACCAGCAAGATGAACAACTCCGGCCACAACTGCGTCGCCAGCCAGATCCTCGTCGTCCCCCGCGCGTGGGACGGCACCGAACGGCTGCTCGCCGAGATCCGCCGGGTGCTGCGCGAACTCCCGCCCCGCGCCGACTACTACCCCGGCGCCGCCGACCGCCTCGAAGCGGTCGTCCGCGCGCACCCGGACGCCGAGACCCACGGCGAGGCCGCCTGCCGCCTGCTGGTGCCCGACATCACGGACATGGGCGACCCGATGCTCGACATCGAGGTGTTCGCCAGCGCCCTCGGAGTCGTACGGCTGCCGGGTGCCGACGCCCCCGCATTCCTGCGCGCGGCGACGGAGTTCGCGAACGACCGGCTCCCCGGCACCCTCGGCGCGACCCTGCTGGTCCACCCCCGCACCGAACGCGCCCACCGCAGCGCGGTCGAGGAGGCGATCGCGGGGCTCCGCTACGGCACCCTCGGCGTCAACTGCTGGTCGGCGTTCGGCTTCCTGCTCGGCTACACCCCCTGGGGCGCCTTCCCCGGGCACAGCCGCCAGGACATCGGCAGCGGGGTCGGCTTCGTGCACAACGCGTTCATGCTGGAGCACGTCGAGAAGACCGTCGTACGCGCCCCCTTCGCACCCGCCCCGCGCGGCCTGTTCACCGGCTCCCCGTCCCTGTCCCCGCGCCCGCCGTACTACGTCACCAACCGCACCGGCCGCACAACCATGGAACGCCTCACCGCCTACACCGCGGACCCGAAGGCGACCCGGCTCCCGGGGATCTTCGCCTCGGCCCTGCGCGGCTGA